GGTTTTTTCATTCATATTGTCTGTATATATATGTAACAAAGGAATCTGTCCCCATATTTCAGTCTTTACAAACATTCTTGTCACTCCCAACTTTTGTCTGACATTTTTATGTTAGCAAACTTTTTTCAATGTGACAAAATTTTGACGAACGGATAACAAAGCGATACTATTCAAACATATAGGAAAGGGGCAACAAGCTATGAAACAGCATTTAATCGTTTTAGATTTAGACGGTACGTTATTAACGGACCAACAACAAATTTCTTCAAAAACTAAAAAAACATTATTGCAGGCTAAGGAACAAGGGCATCAAGTTATGATTGCCACAGGTCGTCCATATCGTGCAAGTGACATCTACTATCATGAGCTTGGTTTAACAACACCGATTGTTAATTTTAATGGAGCCTATGTCCACCACCCTAAAAATGCTGCTTGGCAAACCATGCATACACCGATTGATTTAAGCGTTGTAAAAGAAGTGGTTGGTTCGGTCAATCACTATGAGTATGAAAATATAATTGCTGAAGTGAAGGACGACATCTATGTGCACACGGAGGATGACCGGATTTTAAATATTTTTAACATGGGCAATCCCAAAATTACATTGGGTGATATTTCGACAAATCTATTAGTCAATCCAACGAGTCTACTAATTCAAGCAAACGAAGTAAATTCTATGATTATTCGCGACCATTTACAAGCTGTCCATGCTGAAGTGATTGAACATCGTCGTTGGGGTGCTCCACTCCACATTATTGAAATTGTTCGCCGTGGCTTAAATAAAGCAGTGGGTATTTCACATGTAGCGAAAGATTTAGGTATTCCACGTGAACGTATTATCGCTTTTGGCGATGAGGACAATGATCTAGAAATGATTGATTATGCAGGTATTGGAGTCGCTATGGG
This genomic interval from Lysinibacillus sphaericus contains the following:
- a CDS encoding Cof-type HAD-IIB family hydrolase is translated as MKQHLIVLDLDGTLLTDQQQISSKTKKTLLQAKEQGHQVMIATGRPYRASDIYYHELGLTTPIVNFNGAYVHHPKNAAWQTMHTPIDLSVVKEVVGSVNHYEYENIIAEVKDDIYVHTEDDRILNIFNMGNPKITLGDISTNLLVNPTSLLIQANEVNSMIIRDHLQAVHAEVIEHRRWGAPLHIIEIVRRGLNKAVGISHVAKDLGIPRERIIAFGDEDNDLEMIDYAGIGVAMGNGIPSLKNIANEITTTNNEDGIAKILIERLKLS